A stretch of Linepithema humile isolate Giens D197 chromosome 3, Lhum_UNIL_v1.0, whole genome shotgun sequence DNA encodes these proteins:
- the LOC136998790 gene encoding uncharacterized protein, with the protein MESAQATSSKINKGGIRKKMSKLEINPDKELLEDDLLKDVDMVKQDIQLQDAAEKIKKLEEELESLKKIVAKKKENEEKGKKENEEKGKKENEDEKKRKKKRVKWKIDSQDQDGTEVVGVNAVIKILTKSAVDAHLFLICNI; encoded by the exons ATGGAAAGCGCACAAGCCACCAGCTCGAAAATTAATAAGGGaggaataagaaaaaa aatgtcAAAACTGGAAATAAATCCGGATAAAGAGTTATTGGAAGACGACCTATTGAAAGACGTAGACATGGTGAAACAAGACATTCAGCTGCAAGATGCAGctgaaaaaatcaaaaaactTGAAGAAGAGTtagaatctttaaaaaaaatag tagcaaagaaaaaggaaaatgaagaaaaaggaaagaaggaaaacgaagaaaaaggaaagaaggaaaacgaagatgaaaaaaaaaggaagaagaaaagagtaaaatggaaaatagaTTCACAA GACCAAGATGGAACAGAGGTGGTAGGGGTCAACgcagtaataaaaattcttacaaaAAGCGCGGTGGacgcacatttatttttaatatgtaatatttaa
- the LOC136998783 gene encoding protein PFC0760c-like isoform X2, translating to MRKKQKDNKNQNKRFSDTDTSLDDNSNDENIYPITSFLKSRKSVNDTFQLITVNEDKSTEKNENNVTNSTSITNSVSEEAFLKYQSLNSKYYEKVLKEINLLHLKVNDMLDSINILIRSTKVNTETVINNDRSEVLKIIHLFPMNEESLIEVEDWINKSIDNKVALTEELSRIGGSSLKELIKRIMYRILLNEVGMLYSWEGAKKKKAFKNLSIAAVILDVVRKSSKFQSATELETINHIKAWLVRSKDRYINAQKKSNQVQSNTPDKDT from the exons ATGcgaaaaaagcaaaaagataataaaaatcaaaataaacgATTCTCAGATACTGATACATCATTAGATGATAACTCAaacgatgaaaatatttacccCATCACATCTTTTCTGAAGTCAAGGAAATCAGTGAAtg ACACTTTCCAGCTGATTACTGTGAATGAAGATAAAAGTACagagaaaaatgaaaaca atgttACGAATTCTACATCAATTACGAACTCAGTGAGCGAAGaagcttttttaaaataccagTCGTtaaattcaa aatattatgaGAAAGTATTGAAGGAAATAAACTTATTACATCTAAAAGTTAATGACATGTTAGATAGTATCAACATTCTCATTAGAAGTACAAAAGTAAACACTGAAACTGTCATAAATAATGATAGGTCGGAAGTTTTAAAGATTATACATTTGTTTCCGATGAACGAAGAATCGTTAATTGAAGTGGAAGATTGGATTAACAAATCAATTGATAATAAAGTAGCATTG actGAAGAACTAAGTCGTATAGGAGGATCCAGCTTAAAAGAGttgattaaaagaataatgtatAGAATACTACTAAACGAAGTCGGAATGCTATACTCTTGGGAAggtgcaaaaaagaaaaaagcatttaaaaatttaagcaTTGCAGCTGTTATTTTAG ATGTTGTTCGTAAAAgttcaaaatttcaaagcgCCACTGAACTGGAGACAATAAATCACATAAAAGCTTGGCTCGTCAGAAGTAAGGATCGATACATTAATGCACAGAAGAAGTCAAACCAAGTTCAATCCAACACTCCTGACAAAGATACGTAG
- the LOC136998783 gene encoding protein PFC0760c-like isoform X1 — protein MPWLVVKFHLENTVETVPKNWYCEKTLICYWPPDSCSSSIIEEKIKNQDAPNRSLWKTYPAVILGQYDDLKIANKKANKAKTTNELSSHNEDIKRKRMRKKQKDNKNQNKRFSDTDTSLDDNSNDENIYPITSFLKSRKSVNDTFQLITVNEDKSTEKNENNVTNSTSITNSVSEEAFLKYQSLNSKYYEKVLKEINLLHLKVNDMLDSINILIRSTKVNTETVINNDRSEVLKIIHLFPMNEESLIEVEDWINKSIDNKVALTEELSRIGGSSLKELIKRIMYRILLNEVGMLYSWEGAKKKKAFKNLSIAAVILDVVRKSSKFQSATELETINHIKAWLVRSKDRYINAQKKSNQVQSNTPDKDT, from the exons ATGCCCTGGCTCGTTGTTAAATTTCATTTGGAAAATACTGTTGAAACTGTACCAAAAAATTGGTATTGCGAAAAAACTTTGATATGTTATTGGCCACCAGATTCCTGTAGTAGCTCTATCATtgaagaaaagataaaaaatcagGACGCTCCAAATCGTTCATTATGGAAAACATATCCTGCTGTAATCTTAGGACAATATG atgatttaaaaattgccaaCAAAAAGGCAAATAAAGCTAAAACTACTAATGAACTTTCTTCACATAACGAAGACATTAAGAGAAAACGGATGcgaaaaaagcaaaaagataataaaaatcaaaataaacgATTCTCAGATACTGATACATCATTAGATGATAACTCAaacgatgaaaatatttacccCATCACATCTTTTCTGAAGTCAAGGAAATCAGTGAAtg ACACTTTCCAGCTGATTACTGTGAATGAAGATAAAAGTACagagaaaaatgaaaaca atgttACGAATTCTACATCAATTACGAACTCAGTGAGCGAAGaagcttttttaaaataccagTCGTtaaattcaa aatattatgaGAAAGTATTGAAGGAAATAAACTTATTACATCTAAAAGTTAATGACATGTTAGATAGTATCAACATTCTCATTAGAAGTACAAAAGTAAACACTGAAACTGTCATAAATAATGATAGGTCGGAAGTTTTAAAGATTATACATTTGTTTCCGATGAACGAAGAATCGTTAATTGAAGTGGAAGATTGGATTAACAAATCAATTGATAATAAAGTAGCATTG actGAAGAACTAAGTCGTATAGGAGGATCCAGCTTAAAAGAGttgattaaaagaataatgtatAGAATACTACTAAACGAAGTCGGAATGCTATACTCTTGGGAAggtgcaaaaaagaaaaaagcatttaaaaatttaagcaTTGCAGCTGTTATTTTAG ATGTTGTTCGTAAAAgttcaaaatttcaaagcgCCACTGAACTGGAGACAATAAATCACATAAAAGCTTGGCTCGTCAGAAGTAAGGATCGATACATTAATGCACAGAAGAAGTCAAACCAAGTTCAATCCAACACTCCTGACAAAGATACGTAG